Proteins found in one Exiguobacterium sp. 9-2 genomic segment:
- a CDS encoding SDR family oxidoreductase produces MGRLDQKIAVITGSATGIGQATALVFAEQGATVVCADVSLEKAKQTVEQITQQGGKAEAVHVDVSDVESVEQLAKHVKETYGTVDVLFNNAGIDEQGGKVHEYPIDLFDRIIAVDLRGTFLVSKFLIPLMLDNGGSIINTSSMSGRAADLNRSGYNAAKGGIANFTRAMAIDYARHGIRVNSLSPGTIETPLIDTLVGEKEKEQGKQFRDANAWITPLGRLGKPREMATVALFLASDDSSYVTGEDITADGGIMAYTWPGEMLIDSKWKDEAEKSE; encoded by the coding sequence ATGGGTAGACTGGATCAAAAAATAGCTGTCATTACCGGCTCGGCAACAGGGATTGGACAAGCGACTGCGCTTGTATTCGCAGAACAAGGAGCAACGGTCGTTTGTGCCGATGTCTCACTTGAAAAAGCAAAACAAACAGTAGAACAGATTACACAACAAGGCGGGAAAGCGGAAGCCGTCCATGTCGACGTCTCAGACGTCGAGAGTGTTGAGCAACTTGCGAAGCATGTCAAAGAGACATACGGTACGGTCGACGTCCTCTTCAACAATGCCGGAATCGATGAACAAGGCGGGAAAGTCCACGAGTATCCAATCGATCTCTTCGACCGGATCATCGCTGTCGATTTACGCGGTACATTCCTCGTCAGTAAATTCTTGATTCCACTCATGCTGGATAACGGTGGTTCGATCATCAACACGTCATCGATGTCGGGTCGCGCAGCTGACTTGAACCGGTCTGGTTATAACGCGGCGAAAGGCGGGATCGCGAACTTCACTCGCGCGATGGCAATCGATTACGCGCGTCATGGTATTCGTGTCAATTCGTTATCGCCAGGAACGATTGAAACACCACTCATCGATACACTCGTCGGTGAAAAAGAAAAAGAACAAGGCAAACAGTTCCGCGATGCGAACGCCTGGATCACACCACTCGGTCGACTCGGTAAACCACGCGAGATGGCAACGGTCGCCCTCTTCCTTGCTTCTGACGACAGCTCATATGTCACAGGTGAGGACATCACGGCGGATGGCGGCATCATGGCTTATACATGGCCGGGAGAGATGTTAATCGATTCGAAGTGGAAAGACGAAGCAGAAAAAAGTGAATGA
- the htpG gene encoding molecular chaperone HtpG — METKQFKAESKRLLEMMIHSIYTHKEIFLRELISNASDAMDKMYYKALTDDTISFEKEHYKITIEPNKETRQLVIRDTGIGMTKDELEENLGTIAKSGSLAFKAENEAQDGHDIIGQFGVGFYSAFMVADVVTVVTKPFGSKIAYKWESRGVEGYTIEEVDKETVGTEITLHIKANEEEESYDEYLETYRLRNIIKKYSDFIRYPIEMKELERQPIEGSDETEEVEVVKTINSMVPIWRKNKRELTDEDYSNFYQEKRYGFDKPAKHIHISVDGAVRYQSILFIPEQAPYDYYSKEFEKGLELYANGVLIMEKCSDLLPDHFSFVKGMVDSEDLSLNISRELLQHDRQLKLIAKNIQSKIKTQLEALLREDRAKYETFYQAFGRQLKFGMYNDYGMHKEQVQDLILFYSAKEKKLITLAEYVAAMPEDQAHIYYAAGESTNRLDKLPQSELVRDKGYDILYFTEEIDEFAIQMLMTYDEKTFKSVTSSDLGIEAEEAETTEAQVEMFQAMQEILSGQVKEVKASTRLKSHPVCFATDGAVSIEMEKILKAIPNNEGVEAVKILELNPSHLVFKSLESAYQNDRSKFERYTKLMYQQALLVEGLPLEDPVAFANDVCLLMV, encoded by the coding sequence ATGGAAACGAAACAATTTAAGGCGGAATCAAAACGATTGCTGGAGATGATGATTCATTCCATCTATACGCATAAGGAGATTTTCCTGCGCGAATTGATCTCGAATGCTAGTGACGCCATGGATAAGATGTACTATAAAGCATTGACGGACGATACGATTTCGTTCGAGAAGGAACACTACAAAATTACGATCGAACCAAATAAAGAAACACGACAGCTCGTCATTCGTGATACAGGAATCGGAATGACGAAAGACGAGCTAGAAGAAAATCTTGGAACGATCGCGAAGAGTGGATCGCTTGCCTTTAAGGCAGAGAATGAAGCACAAGATGGTCATGATATCATCGGTCAATTCGGTGTCGGATTCTATTCCGCGTTCATGGTCGCAGACGTCGTCACTGTCGTTACGAAACCGTTCGGTAGTAAGATCGCTTATAAATGGGAATCGCGTGGTGTCGAAGGCTATACGATCGAGGAAGTCGACAAAGAAACCGTCGGAACGGAGATTACGCTCCACATCAAGGCGAACGAGGAAGAAGAATCGTATGACGAATACCTCGAGACGTATCGTCTGCGCAACATCATCAAGAAATACTCGGATTTCATCCGTTATCCGATCGAGATGAAGGAACTCGAACGTCAGCCGATCGAGGGCAGTGACGAGACGGAAGAGGTCGAGGTCGTCAAGACGATCAACAGCATGGTGCCGATCTGGCGGAAGAACAAACGAGAATTGACAGACGAAGACTATTCGAACTTCTACCAAGAGAAGCGGTATGGTTTTGACAAACCGGCAAAACACATTCATATCAGCGTCGATGGCGCCGTTCGTTATCAATCGATCTTATTCATTCCGGAACAGGCACCGTACGATTATTATTCGAAAGAATTTGAAAAAGGACTCGAGCTTTACGCGAATGGTGTCTTGATCATGGAAAAATGCAGTGATTTGTTGCCGGATCACTTCAGTTTCGTCAAAGGAATGGTCGACTCGGAGGACTTATCGCTTAACATCTCGCGTGAGTTGTTGCAACACGATCGTCAATTGAAACTGATCGCGAAAAATATCCAAAGTAAAATTAAAACACAACTCGAAGCACTTTTGCGCGAAGATCGCGCGAAGTACGAAACGTTCTATCAAGCGTTCGGACGTCAGCTGAAGTTTGGTATGTACAATGATTACGGCATGCATAAAGAACAGGTACAGGACCTCATCCTCTTCTACTCAGCGAAGGAGAAGAAGTTGATCACGCTCGCAGAATACGTCGCAGCGATGCCGGAAGACCAAGCGCATATCTACTACGCCGCTGGTGAGAGCACAAATCGTTTGGATAAATTACCGCAATCCGAGCTCGTCCGTGATAAAGGATATGACATCTTGTACTTCACGGAAGAGATCGATGAGTTCGCGATTCAGATGCTGATGACGTATGACGAGAAAACATTCAAATCAGTTACGAGCAGTGACTTAGGAATCGAAGCAGAAGAAGCAGAGACGACAGAGGCACAAGTAGAAATGTTCCAAGCGATGCAGGAGATCTTAAGTGGACAGGTCAAGGAAGTCAAAGCATCGACGCGTCTAAAATCGCATCCTGTCTGCTTTGCGACAGACGGCGCCGTCTCAATCGAGATGGAGAAAATCTTGAAAGCGATACCGAATAATGAAGGGGTAGAAGCGGTCAAGATTCTCGAGTTGAACCCGTCACACCTAGTGTTTAAATCTCTTGAATCAGCTTATCAAAATGACCGTTCGAAATTTGAGCGCTATACAAAACTGATGTATCAACAAGCATTGCTTGTCGAAGGACTCCCACTCGAGGATCCAGTAGCATTCGCGAATGATGTGTGTTTATTAATGGTTTAA